GCACCGTGCGGCCCAGCGCCGCGTCGTAGCGGCCGTCGACGGCGGCGCCCTTGGCGAACCACGGGCTGTTGCCCTGGGTGGTCAGGATCGCCGGCGCGCGGAACCACGGCGTGCCGGTCGGCGCGTGCTCCATCAGCTCCTGGCAGTGCGCGGTCAGGAGGTTGCCGCGGGTCGCGTCCATGACGTTGAACGGGCCGCCGCCGCCGATCGCGTCGTTGACGATGCGATCCACCTGGGCCGGCGTCGCGAGCCCGGCCTCGACGATGCGCGCGGCCTCGCTGATGTAGTTGCAGAAGATGTCGTCGGCGGCGAAGCACTCGACGTCGGCGGTGAGGATCGGCACCTTGCCGAGCCGCTTCATCGTCGCGATCATCTGCGCGCCGAGCGCGGCGTCGCCCGATAGCACGATCTCGATCGGCAGCGCCCGCCAGGCCGGGAAGAACGGGTGGTTGACGAAGCAGCGCGCGGGGTGCGTGGCCTCGGCCGCGATCTGCGCCCGCGGCAGGCCCGAGGTCGCGAAGCCGATCAGGCAGCTCGGCGCCACGACCGCCTCGAGCTTGGCGAGGATCGCGCGCTTGATCGTCAGGTCCTCGGACGCGGCCTCGAGGACGTAGGTGCAGTCCTTGAGCGCGCCGAGGTCCTGGGTCGGCACCAGCGCGGCCTCCATCGCCTGCGCCACCTTGGGCGCCAGCTTGCCGCGGGCCACGCCCTTGCTCGCGTAGCCGCGGATCCGCGCCACGCCGGCGTCGAGCGCCTCCTGCTTGATATCGACCAGGTAGACCTTCGCGCCGGGCTCGCGCGCGATGGCGGTCAGAAACCCGTAGGCCAGGTCCGGGCCGATGGATCCAGAGCCGATGACACCGACGATCATGCGATGACTCCTCGCGTCGTGTGGGTGGCCGCCGTCGCGGCGGTCCACGTGCGGTGTACCAGGAAGCGCGCCCACGTGGCCAGGCATCGCGCGGCCCGCGACCACGCGACCGCGCGTCGCTGTGCGGTCCTGTCACGCTCGGCGCGACGGTGTCGCCGGGCATCGCGCGCCCGCGTCGCTGCGCGTACCCTCGATGGCGATGGCAGGCATCGCGCCGCCTGCGCCGCGCCGCGGTGCGTACCCTCGATGGCGGTGTCGGCGTCGCGCCGCCCGCGCCCGCGCGCCCGCGTGTCGCTGTGCGGTCCTGGCACGCTCTGCGTCCGCGCCGGCCCAACCAGTGGATCGTGAGGCTCCCTCCTGGCCGCCCGCGTGGGTACCCTGCGCCGCGATGTCCTACGAGTTCCTGTCCGAAGAATGGTTCGCCCAGGTCGACGCGCTGATCGCCGCCGCCGGCGATCTCGACCTACCGCCGGCGCACAAGGCGGCCAAGATCAACGTGACGATCACCGGCCCACGCGGCGACACCCAGGTGTTCTTGCAGGACGGCGTCTTCGCGCGTGGCCACCAGGCCGCGGCCACCGCGATCACCCTCGCCGCCGACCTCGCCCGGAAGATCTTCGTCGACGGCGACGCCGCCGCCGGCATCGGCGCGTTCCTGGCCGGCGAGATCACGGTCGACGGCGACCTGGCCCAGCTGGTCGCGATGCAGACCGCCGAGCCCAGCGCCGCGCAGCTGCGCCTGGCCCAGCAGATCGCCGCGATCACCGCGTAGCGCCCGCGCTCGTGGCGGCGCGGGTCGCGGCGGGTGGCGGGTCGCGGCGGGTCGGATCGCGGCGGCGGCCCCTCCTCGACGACGGCGCCGATCGGACCCGGCTGCGATGGCGCAGGCTCGACGCCCGCCGCGCCGCGCGGTCAGCTCACGGGCCGCCCAGGGCGCGCAGCAGATCCGAGAAGTTGCCCTGGCCGCCGTTGACCGCCTCGAAGAACGGGTCGACGACCGCCTCGATCACCGCGCGCTGGGCCTCCGCGTCGGTGATCGTCTTCTTGAAGATGTACTCCTGCGCGATCGTGATCGACCAGTCCTTCGACAGCGCGAGCTTGAGCTCGAGGGTGATCTTGACGCCGCCGGGCACCGCGGCGCCCTTGAAGGTGGCGGGCCCCCAGCTCAGCTCGGGCGTGAACGTGGTGGCGATCTGGCCGGTGTTGCGGTCGTACTCCATCTTGACCCCGGCGGCGCTGAACGACGCCTT
The genomic region above belongs to Myxococcales bacterium and contains:
- a CDS encoding SCP-2 sterol transfer family protein, producing MSYEFLSEEWFAQVDALIAAAGDLDLPPAHKAAKINVTITGPRGDTQVFLQDGVFARGHQAAATAITLAADLARKIFVDGDAAAGIGAFLAGEITVDGDLAQLVAMQTAEPSAAQLRLAQQIAAITA